From the Rhodanobacter soli genome, one window contains:
- a CDS encoding LacI family DNA-binding transcriptional regulator, whose amino-acid sequence MRSATIKDVAERAGVSLKTVSRVINNEPSVHARTREKVQREIDALGYQPDPSARSLRSTRAYAIGLVYDNPNAHYIINLQRGVLSACRSNGFGLQIHPCDSSSPKLAEELRELVHRSRLAGLVLAPPMSEQPALIHALSAAKVPFIRIISARKDPQDGSPCVYVDDRDAAYAITEHLIQLGHQRIGFLWGGSGHRSSVERYQGYEDALKDYGIALDRKLIVTGDYTFDDGFRGARKLLALKDRPSAIFGSNDEIAAGVLAAAHSDGINVPYELSIAGFEDSPFSKQSWPALTTARQATEDIARHAAQRLIGDLQREANGEPIDSRNEGFSPELVVRGSTAPRHAAPSGRGAGGRRKPAT is encoded by the coding sequence GTGCGCAGCGCCACCATCAAGGATGTCGCAGAACGGGCCGGCGTCTCGCTGAAGACCGTCTCGCGCGTGATCAACAACGAGCCTTCGGTGCACGCGCGCACGCGCGAGAAGGTGCAGCGCGAGATCGACGCGCTCGGCTACCAGCCCGACCCGTCCGCGCGCAGCCTGCGCAGCACGCGTGCCTACGCGATCGGCCTGGTCTACGACAACCCGAACGCCCACTACATCATCAACCTGCAGCGCGGCGTGCTGTCGGCGTGCCGCAGCAACGGCTTCGGCCTGCAGATCCATCCGTGCGACTCGTCCTCGCCGAAGCTGGCCGAGGAACTGCGCGAGCTGGTGCACCGCTCGCGGCTGGCCGGGCTGGTGCTGGCGCCGCCGATGTCCGAGCAGCCGGCGCTGATCCACGCGCTGAGTGCGGCGAAGGTCCCGTTCATCCGGATCATCTCCGCGCGCAAGGACCCGCAGGACGGCTCGCCCTGCGTCTACGTCGACGACCGCGATGCCGCCTACGCGATCACCGAGCACCTGATCCAGCTCGGCCACCAGCGCATCGGCTTCCTGTGGGGCGGCAGCGGGCACCGCTCCAGCGTCGAGCGCTACCAGGGCTACGAGGACGCGCTGAAGGACTACGGCATCGCGCTCGACCGCAAGCTGATCGTGACCGGCGACTACACCTTCGACGACGGCTTCCGCGGCGCGCGCAAACTGCTGGCGCTGAAGGACCGCCCCAGCGCGATCTTCGGTTCCAACGACGAGATCGCCGCCGGCGTACTCGCTGCGGCGCATTCGGACGGCATCAACGTGCCGTACGAACTCTCCATCGCCGGCTTCGAGGACAGCCCGTTCTCCAAGCAGTCGTGGCCCGCGCTGACCACCGCACGCCAGGCCACCGAGGACATCGCGCGGCACGCCGCGCAGCGGCTGATCGGCGACCTGCAGCGCGAAGCCAACGGCGAGCCGATCGACAGCCGCAACGAGGGTTTCAGCCCGGAGCTGGTGGTACGCGGCTCCACCGCGCCACGGCACGCCGCACCGTCCGGACGCGGCGCCGGCGGAAGGCGCAAGCCGGCTACTTGA
- a CDS encoding S10 family peptidase, translating into MRKLLLTAALAALLLSSAAIAGPDKKDDKSKPEPKSDAALVEPQASNSEGSVSVEGHRVDYKAVAGTLVLHGSGDKEDEPQVSMFYVAYFKKGVAATKRPVTFIYNGGPGSATVWLHMGAFGPRRVVTSDDGHTPAAPYGLVKNDYSLLDASDLVFIDAPGAGFSRLIADDGDKDKRDEQMKERKKAIYGVDGDGHAFAQFITRFLSKYDRWNSPKYLFGESYGTTRSAVLANILENEDSVDLNGVILLSQILSFDTSIDGPEFNPGIDLPYELALPTFAATAFYHHKLPQQPAALEPFLREVEQYAMGDYAQALMAGSRLDDARKQAVAQKLHEYTGLPVAYLLKADLRVTGGMFEHELQTDGDITTGRLDSRFSGPAIDPLSKDSEYDPQSSAISSAYVAAFNDYVRRDLKFGQGRQYRLFADIKHWDFSHKAPGVHGEALQSSTNVMPDLAMAMKTNPNLKVYLHGGYYDLATPYFAADYEMHHLPIPASLERNISYAWYPSGHMVYAHEASLKQLHDNVARFIGETDNVK; encoded by the coding sequence ATGCGCAAGCTTCTCCTCACCGCGGCGCTTGCCGCGCTGCTGCTCAGCTCCGCCGCGATTGCCGGGCCGGACAAGAAGGATGACAAGAGCAAGCCGGAGCCGAAGTCCGACGCAGCGCTGGTCGAGCCGCAAGCGTCGAACAGCGAGGGTTCGGTATCGGTCGAGGGGCATCGCGTCGACTACAAGGCGGTGGCCGGCACGCTGGTGCTGCATGGCAGCGGCGACAAGGAGGACGAGCCGCAGGTCAGCATGTTCTACGTGGCGTACTTCAAGAAAGGCGTGGCGGCGACGAAGCGGCCGGTCACCTTCATCTACAACGGCGGCCCCGGCTCGGCCACGGTGTGGCTGCACATGGGCGCGTTCGGGCCCAGGCGCGTGGTCACCAGCGACGACGGCCACACGCCGGCGGCGCCGTACGGGCTGGTCAAAAACGATTACAGCCTGCTCGATGCTTCCGACCTGGTGTTCATCGACGCGCCCGGCGCCGGCTTCAGCCGGCTGATCGCGGATGACGGGGACAAGGACAAGCGCGACGAGCAAATGAAGGAACGCAAGAAGGCGATCTACGGCGTCGACGGCGACGGCCATGCCTTCGCGCAGTTCATCACCCGGTTTTTGTCGAAGTACGACCGCTGGAATTCGCCGAAGTACCTGTTCGGCGAAAGCTACGGCACCACCCGCTCGGCGGTGCTGGCGAACATCCTGGAGAACGAGGACAGCGTCGATCTCAACGGGGTGATCCTGCTCTCGCAGATCCTCAGCTTCGACACCAGCATCGACGGGCCGGAGTTCAATCCCGGCATCGACCTGCCGTACGAACTGGCGCTGCCGACCTTCGCCGCCACCGCGTTCTACCACCACAAGCTGCCGCAGCAGCCGGCCGCACTGGAGCCGTTCCTGCGCGAGGTGGAGCAATACGCGATGGGCGACTACGCGCAGGCATTGATGGCCGGCTCGCGCCTGGACGATGCGCGCAAGCAGGCGGTGGCGCAGAAGCTGCACGAGTACACCGGCCTGCCGGTGGCCTACCTGCTGAAAGCGGACCTGCGCGTGACCGGCGGCATGTTCGAACACGAGTTGCAGACGGACGGCGACATCACCACCGGCCGGCTGGACAGCCGCTTCTCCGGCCCGGCGATCGATCCGCTGAGCAAGGACTCCGAATACGATCCGCAATCCTCGGCGATCAGTTCGGCCTACGTGGCCGCCTTCAACGACTACGTGCGGCGCGACCTGAAGTTCGGCCAGGGCCGGCAGTACCGGCTGTTCGCCGACATCAAGCACTGGGATTTCTCGCACAAGGCGCCCGGCGTGCACGGCGAGGCGTTGCAATCGTCGACCAACGTGATGCCGGACCTGGCCATGGCGATGAAGACCAATCCCAACCTGAAGGTCTATCTCCACGGCGGCTACTACGACCTGGCCACGCCGTACTTCGCCGCCGACTACGAGATGCACCACCTGCCGATCCCGGCCAGCCTGGAACGCAACATCAGCTATGCGTGGTACCCGTCCGGGCACATGGTGTATGCGCACGAGGCGTCGTTGAAGCAGCTGCACGACAACGTGGCCCGCTTCATCGGAGAGACCGACAACGTCAAGTAG
- a CDS encoding efflux transporter outer membrane subunit: MRLHLLAAAAALTLALAGCVSSGGLHPDGTPIDPATLKAERSLAHLSAAAWPSTDWWSGLGDPQLDALIGEALRDNPGLGVADARARAAQAEAGIADAARGPSVNGGAAVAGARPPAALLGDKAHFAMAKYGYASFKWDLDLWGGKRAAWEAAVGQARAAEVDARAARIELSSNVARAYAQLGYAFTQQDLAAGELKRANQSRELTRQRVAAGIDNQIQLKQGDAEVASAEQQVALASRAVDAARSSLSVLLGKGPDRGLQIARPQLLRPAELAVPSNLPLDLVGHRADLVAARWRVEAAGKDIKAAKTEFLPNISIGAMAGVISMGGGNSFSLPGRFYQFGPSLSLPIFDGGRLRANLSGKDAQYDLAVAQYNQTLVGALNQVADDLSALQSLQQQIDAQQRAQDAALQAWQLAEQRYKAGVGSYLEALSVRQQLLAAERGTAALEAQQVDLSVQLIQALGGGFQPQADTPSSTPSRS, from the coding sequence ATGCGTCTGCATCTACTTGCGGCTGCCGCCGCCCTGACCCTCGCATTGGCCGGTTGCGTCAGCAGCGGCGGCCTGCACCCGGACGGCACGCCGATCGATCCGGCCACGCTGAAGGCCGAACGCAGCCTCGCCCATCTGTCCGCGGCCGCGTGGCCATCCACCGACTGGTGGAGCGGGCTGGGCGATCCACAGCTGGACGCGCTGATCGGCGAAGCGCTGCGGGACAACCCCGGTCTCGGCGTCGCCGATGCGCGCGCCCGCGCGGCGCAAGCCGAGGCGGGCATCGCCGATGCCGCACGCGGACCCAGCGTGAATGGCGGCGCCGCGGTCGCCGGTGCCCGGCCGCCGGCCGCGCTGCTCGGCGACAAGGCGCATTTCGCGATGGCCAAGTACGGCTACGCCAGCTTCAAGTGGGATCTGGACCTGTGGGGCGGCAAGCGCGCCGCGTGGGAAGCCGCGGTGGGCCAGGCGCGCGCCGCCGAGGTCGATGCCCGCGCCGCACGCATCGAACTTTCCAGCAACGTCGCCCGCGCCTATGCGCAGCTTGGCTACGCGTTCACCCAGCAGGACCTGGCCGCCGGTGAGCTGAAGCGCGCGAACCAGTCGCGTGAACTGACCCGCCAGCGCGTCGCCGCCGGCATCGACAACCAGATCCAGCTCAAGCAAGGCGATGCGGAAGTGGCCAGCGCCGAGCAGCAGGTGGCGCTGGCCAGCCGCGCGGTCGATGCCGCGCGCTCGTCGCTGTCGGTACTGCTGGGCAAGGGTCCGGATCGCGGGCTGCAGATCGCCCGGCCGCAGTTGCTGCGACCGGCCGAACTGGCGGTGCCGTCCAACCTGCCGCTGGATCTGGTCGGCCACCGCGCCGACCTGGTCGCCGCGCGCTGGCGCGTCGAGGCCGCCGGCAAGGACATCAAGGCGGCGAAGACCGAATTCCTGCCGAACATCAGCATCGGCGCGATGGCCGGCGTGATCAGCATGGGCGGCGGCAACTCGTTCAGCCTGCCGGGGCGGTTCTACCAGTTCGGGCCGTCGCTCAGCCTGCCGATTTTCGACGGCGGCAGGTTGCGCGCGAACTTGTCCGGCAAGGATGCGCAATACGACCTCGCCGTGGCGCAGTACAACCAGACCCTGGTCGGCGCACTCAACCAGGTCGCCGATGATTTGTCCGCACTGCAGTCGCTGCAGCAGCAGATCGACGCGCAACAGCGCGCGCAGGATGCCGCCCTGCAGGCCTGGCAGCTGGCCGAGCAGCGCTACAAGGCCGGCGTCGGCAGCTACCTGGAAGCGCTCAGCGTGCGCCAGCAGCTGCTCGCCGCCGAGCGCGGCACCGCCGCGCTCGAAGCGCAGCAGGTCGATCTTTCGGTGCAGCTGATCCAGGCCCTCGGCGGCGGTTTCCAGCCGCAGGCCGACACCCCGTCTTCCACCCCATCACGTTCCTGA
- a CDS encoding MBL fold metallo-hydrolase — protein MHRPEVQAFFDEASHTFSYVAWDPTTGRAAVFDSVLDYDAASGRTGHASADALIAFVRAQGFGVDWVIDTHVHADHLSAAPYVQAQLGGRLGIGEHIREVQDTFGQLFNAGPGFRRDGSQFDHLFKDGERYMIGGIEAVAMHTPGHTPACMTHRVGDAAFVGDTLFMPDYGTARCDFPGGDARTLYRSIQRIFSLPQETRVFLCHDYKPAGRDVFAHETTVGAERRDNIHVHDGIGEDDFVRMRNARDASLAVPALLLPAVQVNMRAGQLPPAEDNGVRYLKIPLDAF, from the coding sequence ATGCATCGCCCCGAGGTGCAGGCATTCTTCGACGAAGCCAGCCATACCTTCAGCTACGTGGCGTGGGACCCGACCACGGGCAGGGCGGCGGTATTCGACAGCGTGCTCGACTACGACGCCGCGTCCGGGCGCACCGGTCACGCCTCGGCCGATGCGCTGATCGCGTTCGTGCGGGCGCAGGGGTTCGGCGTGGACTGGGTGATCGACACCCACGTGCACGCCGACCACCTGTCGGCGGCGCCGTACGTGCAGGCGCAACTGGGCGGCCGGCTGGGCATCGGCGAGCACATCCGCGAGGTGCAGGACACGTTCGGCCAGCTGTTCAACGCGGGCCCCGGCTTCAGGCGCGACGGCAGCCAGTTCGACCACCTGTTCAAGGACGGCGAGCGCTACATGATCGGCGGCATCGAAGCGGTGGCGATGCACACGCCCGGCCACACGCCGGCGTGCATGACCCACCGGGTCGGCGACGCGGCCTTCGTCGGCGATACCTTGTTCATGCCCGACTACGGCACCGCGCGCTGCGATTTCCCCGGCGGCGACGCGCGCACGCTGTACCGCTCGATCCAGCGCATTTTCTCATTGCCGCAGGAAACCCGGGTGTTCCTCTGCCACGACTACAAGCCCGCCGGCCGCGACGTGTTCGCGCACGAAACCACGGTCGGCGCCGAGCGTCGCGACAACATCCACGTGCATGACGGCATCGGCGAAGACGACTTCGTGCGCATGCGCAACGCGCGCGACGCCAGTCTGGCGGTGCCGGCGCTGCTCCTGCCGGCGGTGCAGGTGAACATGCGCGCGGGCCAGCTGCCGCCGGCCGAGGACAACGGCGTGCGCTACCTGAAGATTCCGCTGGATGCGTTTTGA
- a CDS encoding sugar MFS transporter has translation MATTLAAAPSDRTHLGPMLIIGLLFFIFGFVTWLNGPLITFVKLAFQVEDVYAFLVPSAFYVSYLVFSLPASLILRRTGMKKGMALGLFVMAIGAVLFGQFVSWREFAGALTGLFVIGAGLSLLQTASNPYISILGPIDSAAQRIAFMGICNKAAGVIAPFAFGALVLSGISTFGEQVEAAPTPAAREALLNAFAGKVHLPYMVMAGLLVLLAIWIARSSLPEIRPDGANSERAIGHKHGSIFSFPHLWLGVLCLFLYVGVEVMAGDAIGTYGAGFHLPLERTKIFTAFTLSGMLIGYVAGLLLIPRFVSQQRYLAISAVLGVLFSVGAYLSQGYVSVGFVAALGFANAMMWPAIFPLAIKGLGSLTERGSALLIMAIAGGAVVPQLFVHLKQHVDFQLAFALLMVPCYLYILYYGLAGHRVGQHQAQ, from the coding sequence ATGGCAACCACGCTGGCGGCAGCGCCGTCCGATCGCACCCACCTCGGCCCGATGCTGATCATCGGCCTGCTGTTCTTCATCTTCGGCTTCGTCACCTGGCTCAACGGGCCGCTGATCACCTTCGTCAAGCTGGCGTTCCAGGTCGAGGACGTCTACGCCTTCCTGGTGCCGTCGGCGTTCTACGTGTCGTACCTGGTGTTCTCGCTGCCCGCCTCGCTGATCCTGCGCCGCACCGGCATGAAGAAGGGCATGGCGCTGGGCCTGTTCGTGATGGCGATCGGCGCGGTGCTGTTCGGCCAGTTCGTCAGCTGGCGCGAGTTCGCCGGCGCGCTGACCGGGTTGTTCGTGATCGGCGCCGGGTTGTCGCTGCTGCAGACCGCGTCGAACCCGTACATCAGCATCCTCGGGCCGATCGACAGTGCGGCGCAGCGCATCGCGTTCATGGGCATCTGCAACAAGGCCGCCGGCGTGATCGCCCCGTTCGCGTTCGGCGCACTGGTGCTCAGCGGCATCAGCACGTTCGGCGAGCAGGTCGAAGCGGCGCCGACGCCGGCAGCGCGCGAAGCCCTGCTCAACGCGTTCGCCGGCAAGGTGCACCTGCCGTACATGGTCATGGCCGGCCTGCTGGTGCTGCTGGCGATCTGGATCGCGCGTTCGTCGCTGCCGGAAATCCGGCCCGACGGCGCGAACAGCGAACGGGCGATCGGGCACAAGCACGGCAGCATCTTCAGCTTCCCGCACCTGTGGCTGGGCGTGCTGTGCCTGTTCCTCTACGTCGGCGTGGAGGTGATGGCCGGCGATGCGATCGGCACCTACGGCGCCGGCTTCCACCTGCCGTTGGAGCGCACCAAGATCTTCACCGCATTCACCCTCAGCGGCATGCTGATCGGCTACGTCGCCGGCCTGCTGCTGATCCCGCGCTTCGTCTCGCAGCAGCGCTACCTGGCGATCTCGGCGGTGCTCGGCGTGCTGTTCTCGGTCGGCGCCTACCTCAGCCAGGGCTACGTCTCGGTCGGCTTCGTCGCCGCGCTCGGCTTCGCCAACGCGATGATGTGGCCGGCGATCTTCCCGCTGGCGATCAAGGGCCTGGGCAGCCTCACCGAACGCGGCTCGGCGCTGTTGATCATGGCGATCGCCGGCGGCGCGGTGGTGCCGCAGCTGTTCGTGCACCTGAAGCAGCACGTCGATTTCCAGCTCGCGTTCGCGCTGCTGATGGTGCCGTGCTACCTGTACATCCTGTACTACGGACTGGCCGGCCACCGGGTCGGCCAGCACCAGGCGCAGTGA
- a CDS encoding MarR family winged helix-turn-helix transcriptional regulator encodes MNTESLAFTTPKESLGILLGLVRAEIVRAMEAELAAKHLDLRFTQFLILKRLARLGPMSASELARSVELDGGAMTRQLDQLERKGYLRRRPHEQDRRALRIELTDAGNALWQELTGCNERVLAAAQRSLDEAEQAQLHEYLERVLHALRDKN; translated from the coding sequence ATGAACACCGAATCGCTTGCTTTCACCACCCCCAAGGAAAGCCTGGGCATCCTGCTTGGTCTGGTGCGCGCGGAGATCGTGCGCGCGATGGAGGCGGAGCTGGCGGCCAAACACCTCGACCTGCGCTTCACCCAGTTCCTGATCCTCAAGCGGCTGGCCCGGCTCGGTCCGATGTCGGCCAGCGAGCTGGCCCGTTCGGTCGAACTGGACGGCGGCGCGATGACCCGCCAGCTCGACCAGCTCGAACGCAAGGGCTACCTGCGCCGTCGCCCGCATGAGCAGGATCGCCGCGCGTTGCGGATCGAGCTGACCGACGCCGGCAACGCGCTGTGGCAGGAGCTGACCGGCTGCAACGAGCGCGTGCTGGCGGCGGCCCAACGCTCGCTGGACGAAGCCGAACAGGCACAACTGCACGAGTACCTGGAGCGCGTGCTGCACGCGCTTCGCGACAAGAACTGA
- a CDS encoding EamA family transporter codes for MIYVLLSVLCSVLVSVLLKLARRADIDVGQAIAWNYVVTSVLTALLLQPTPASLREPGVPWLALAALGILLPTIFLALAASVRHAGIVRSDAAQRLSLLLSLLAAFALFGEQLTAPKGIGIALGLLALLCMVWRSGHGTAERGTAGWLYPLLVFAGFGVIDILFKRVAQAGVPLGASLQAMFALALLVAFALQLWRRMQGQARFTARSALAGLLLGLANFGNILFYLRGHRALPQHPALVFASMNLGVVALGALVGLLLFHERLSRLNLAGVALALLAIGVIARG; via the coding sequence ATGATCTACGTCCTGCTCAGCGTGCTGTGCAGCGTGCTCGTGTCGGTGCTGCTGAAACTGGCGCGGCGCGCCGATATCGACGTGGGCCAGGCGATCGCCTGGAACTACGTGGTGACCAGCGTGCTCACCGCGTTGCTGCTGCAGCCTACGCCGGCGAGCCTGCGCGAACCCGGTGTGCCGTGGCTGGCGCTCGCGGCGCTGGGCATCCTGCTGCCGACGATCTTCCTGGCGCTGGCAGCGTCGGTGCGGCATGCCGGCATCGTGCGCAGCGATGCGGCACAGCGATTGTCGCTGCTGCTATCGCTGCTGGCCGCGTTCGCGCTGTTCGGCGAACAGCTCACGGCGCCCAAGGGCATCGGCATCGCGCTGGGCCTGCTCGCCCTGCTGTGCATGGTCTGGCGCAGCGGGCATGGCACGGCGGAGCGCGGCACCGCCGGCTGGCTGTATCCGCTGCTGGTGTTCGCCGGTTTCGGCGTGATCGACATCCTGTTCAAGCGTGTGGCGCAGGCCGGCGTGCCGCTGGGCGCATCGCTGCAGGCGATGTTCGCACTGGCCCTGCTGGTCGCGTTCGCGCTGCAGCTGTGGCGGCGCATGCAGGGTCAAGCCCGCTTCACCGCGCGCAGCGCGCTGGCCGGCTTGCTGCTCGGGCTGGCCAACTTCGGCAATATCCTGTTCTACCTGCGCGGCCATCGCGCCCTGCCGCAGCATCCCGCGCTGGTGTTCGCCAGCATGAACCTCGGCGTGGTGGCGCTGGGCGCGCTGGTCGGCCTGCTGCTGTTCCATGAGCGGCTGAGCCGGCTCAACCTCGCCGGCGTGGCGCTGGCGCTGCTGGCGATCGGGGTGATCGCGCGCGGCTGA
- a CDS encoding helix-turn-helix transcriptional regulator — translation MQRTELKAFLRARRAALTPEAAGLPRGPRRLTPGLRREEVATLAQVGVTWYTWLEQGRAINVSAAALTRIARALSLSPTDEAYLFALMGLTRTDVPEHHFNLPPVMHEVLDLYQAPAFVLDTVFNVLAWNRMAECLYDFGDFSGPFADNHLWNAFMNPARRRLYPDFENGALNLLGIFRMNQAAHPEDPRFHQLIEALNAASPEFVELWQRCHTAPLSAITVPFFHPEFGDLSIHSMRLPIRDSDHVDRATAFFFAPANAATAASFARVARRLAAEQATQPA, via the coding sequence ATGCAACGCACCGAGCTGAAAGCCTTCCTGCGCGCGCGCCGCGCCGCGCTCACGCCCGAGGCGGCCGGCCTGCCGCGCGGGCCGCGCCGGCTGACGCCGGGCCTGCGTCGCGAGGAGGTGGCGACGCTGGCCCAGGTCGGCGTCACCTGGTACACGTGGCTGGAGCAGGGCCGTGCGATCAACGTGTCGGCCGCGGCGTTGACGCGGATCGCGCGCGCGTTGTCGCTGTCGCCGACCGACGAAGCCTACCTGTTCGCGCTGATGGGGCTGACCCGCACCGACGTGCCGGAACACCACTTCAACCTGCCGCCGGTGATGCACGAGGTGCTGGACCTGTACCAGGCGCCGGCCTTCGTGCTGGACACGGTGTTCAACGTGCTGGCGTGGAACCGCATGGCCGAATGCCTGTACGACTTCGGCGATTTCAGCGGGCCGTTCGCCGACAACCACCTGTGGAACGCGTTCATGAACCCGGCGCGCCGCCGCTTGTATCCGGATTTCGAGAACGGCGCGCTGAACCTGCTTGGGATATTCCGCATGAACCAGGCAGCGCACCCGGAAGATCCGCGCTTCCACCAGCTGATCGAGGCGCTGAACGCGGCCAGCCCGGAGTTCGTCGAGCTGTGGCAGCGCTGCCACACTGCACCGCTGAGCGCGATCACGGTGCCGTTCTTCCATCCCGAGTTCGGCGACCTCAGCATCCACTCGATGCGCCTGCCGATCCGCGACAGCGACCACGTCGACCGCGCCACCGCGTTCTTCTTCGCACCGGCGAATGCCGCGACCGCCGCAAGTTTTGCGCGCGTGGCCCGGCGCCTCGCCGCGGAGCAGGCCACGCAACCGGCATGA
- a CDS encoding DUF6691 family protein, translated as MRAWIAFVAGLLFGLGLSLGGMTQPAVVLGFLDIFGAWDPRLVFVMAGAVLTTAVGYRLLLRRPRPLLVERFQWPVSRRIDARLVGGAALFGIGWGIAGYCPGPALASLGAGAPALLVLVACMIAGWWLAARLLPPAGGH; from the coding sequence ATGAGAGCGTGGATCGCGTTCGTCGCCGGGCTGCTGTTCGGTCTCGGCCTCAGCCTCGGCGGCATGACCCAGCCGGCCGTGGTGCTCGGCTTCCTGGACATTTTCGGCGCGTGGGATCCGCGCCTGGTCTTCGTGATGGCCGGCGCCGTGCTGACCACCGCGGTCGGCTACCGGCTGCTGCTGCGGCGCCCGCGCCCGTTGCTGGTCGAACGGTTCCAGTGGCCCGTGTCGCGCCGCATCGACGCCCGGCTGGTGGGCGGCGCCGCCCTGTTCGGCATCGGCTGGGGCATCGCCGGCTACTGTCCCGGCCCGGCGCTGGCCTCGCTCGGCGCCGGCGCGCCCGCGCTGCTGGTACTGGTGGCCTGCATGATCGCGGGCTGGTGGCTGGCCGCGCGCCTGTTGCCTCCCGCCGGAGGACACTGA
- a CDS encoding YeeE/YedE family protein — protein MHPYLGALCGGVLIGLAAVLLMAALGRIAGVSGIASGLVVGGASDRTWRLAFVLGLLAGPLLLWWLRGDSGIGAPQVGLPWMALAGLLVGIGTRLGGGCTSGHGVCGIARLSPRSLLATAVFMAFGIATVFVLRHLLGVGA, from the coding sequence ATGCACCCCTACCTCGGCGCCTTGTGCGGTGGCGTGCTGATCGGTCTCGCGGCGGTGCTGCTGATGGCGGCCCTCGGTCGCATCGCCGGCGTCAGCGGCATCGCCAGCGGCCTGGTCGTGGGCGGCGCGAGTGACCGCACGTGGCGGTTGGCCTTTGTGCTGGGTCTGCTGGCCGGGCCGCTGCTGCTGTGGTGGCTGCGCGGCGACAGCGGCATCGGCGCACCGCAGGTGGGGCTGCCGTGGATGGCGCTGGCCGGCTTGCTGGTCGGCATCGGCACGCGGCTCGGCGGAGGCTGCACCAGCGGGCATGGCGTCTGCGGCATCGCGCGGTTGTCGCCGCGTTCATTGCTGGCGACCGCCGTCTTCATGGCGTTCGGCATCGCCACCGTATTCGTGTTGCGGCACCTGCTGGGAGTAGGCGCATGA
- the glk gene encoding glucokinase yields MGEVANQRHAAAASATAVAEASATNGAGASGPGPQQPFLAADVGGTHARIGLVVGNANGRRPVSVLHYHRYGCADWSSLTAMLQDFVAQLASTPHAALRGELRHCAVACAGYVLDDAIVNGNLPWPVSIRDIRDGLGIQRLAVINDFEAVAYATQFIAADETRPIIETAQPAASGPALVMGPGTGLGSAVLLPGHPRAQVLATEAGQVSLAPGNEREIEILRLFRRERAHVSFEDALSGPGLLKLYGALCELQGSPSRLLTPAEITAAALDGSDGAAVEALEVFCGLLGSFVGDLVLLYGARGGVYLAGGILPQIQPFLLSSSFAERYFNKGVMRAYLQQVPVRLIEHGQLGVIGAAGWFLDERPGE; encoded by the coding sequence GTGGGGGAAGTTGCAAACCAGCGTCATGCGGCGGCAGCGTCGGCGACGGCCGTTGCCGAGGCATCGGCAACGAACGGGGCCGGTGCGTCAGGACCGGGTCCGCAGCAGCCGTTCCTGGCCGCCGACGTCGGCGGCACGCATGCGCGCATCGGCCTGGTCGTCGGCAACGCGAACGGCCGCCGCCCGGTCAGCGTGCTGCACTACCACCGCTACGGCTGCGCCGACTGGTCCAGCCTCACCGCGATGCTGCAGGATTTCGTCGCGCAGCTGGCGAGCACGCCGCATGCGGCGCTGCGCGGCGAGCTGCGTCATTGCGCGGTGGCCTGCGCCGGCTACGTGCTGGACGACGCGATCGTCAACGGCAACCTGCCGTGGCCGGTGTCGATCCGCGACATTCGCGACGGCCTCGGCATCCAGCGGCTGGCGGTGATCAACGATTTCGAGGCGGTTGCCTACGCCACCCAGTTCATCGCGGCCGACGAGACCCGGCCGATCATCGAGACCGCGCAACCGGCGGCCAGCGGGCCGGCGTTGGTGATGGGGCCGGGCACCGGTCTGGGTTCGGCGGTGTTGCTGCCGGGCCATCCGCGCGCGCAGGTGCTGGCCACCGAGGCGGGCCAGGTGTCGCTGGCGCCGGGCAACGAGCGCGAGATCGAGATCCTGCGCCTGTTCCGCCGCGAGCGTGCGCACGTGTCGTTCGAGGATGCGCTGTCCGGCCCTGGCCTGCTGAAACTCTACGGCGCGCTGTGCGAACTGCAAGGCAGCCCTTCGCGCCTGCTGACCCCGGCCGAAATCACCGCCGCCGCTCTGGACGGCAGCGATGGCGCCGCGGTGGAGGCGCTGGAAGTGTTCTGCGGTCTGCTCGGCAGTTTCGTGGGCGACCTGGTGCTGCTGTACGGCGCCCGCGGCGGAGTCTACCTGGCCGGCGGGATCCTGCCGCAGATCCAGCCGTTCCTGCTGTCCAGCAGCTTCGCCGAACGCTATTTCAACAAGGGCGTGATGCGCGCCTATCTGCAGCAGGTTCCAGTACGACTGATCGAGCACGGCCAGCTTGGTGTCATTGGCGCCGCAGGCTGGTTTCTGGATGAGCGTCCAGGAGAGTGA